The DNA segment CATTGCCCAGATAAAAATCCCACATACCATAGATGGGGCTGTTGGCCACTGAGTATATCCTGACCAGAGACTCGGTAAACGTGAATGTATGGCCATGGCTGTCACTGGTGAACAACACCAGCAGGATTGCACTATTATTCGGAAGGTTGGAAACTGTCTTCCTGATTTCGTCCATGGACATGTCATCAAGCCATATGAAACCCAACCTGTCGCCATAATCCTTACTTATATGCTGTATTTCCTTCCGTTTTATCCTGCTTGTCGTACTCTGATCCGTAATGATGTAAATATTTTTTAGATTCGGTTGCAAACGCAGTGCAGAGTCTAATGTTCCCGCAATATCAGTTAGTTCCAAAACACCGGTACTATTTTTGAAATCATCACGTGCCGGGAACGCCATGTCGTTGACACCACAAAAAACGATCGGGGCACTGTTAAACAGCTCATCCCTGTATTTCAAGGCAAAACGTGCTGCATCATCATCGGAAGTGATTATGGCATCAAAATGAACATCACCATATTTTAGCCGGTACTGTTGCTTGAGCAGGTCAAGGTAACGATCTTCAAGAAAATTCTTGGTGTCCATGAACTCCACATACAATCTGACAGACGGGCCAAGAGCCGAAAGTTCCGCCTTGACTCCATTCGTCACACTGGCTGTCCAGGAAAGATTCATATTGTAGGAATTAAGCAAAAGGATGCGTTTATCCTCTTGCGCATGACACGAAACAGCAAGGCAAAGTGCGCACAGGAAGGATGCAATAAACAGAGGCACAAATGAAGCCGTGTGTTTCGATCCGTTCATGTCAACATACACTCCTCTCGTGAGATTCCGAAATTTCATGAACATGAAGAGGGCTGAGGATGATAATACCATACCTATCGGTTCAACTATTGGCAATTCCCCCTTTCAATCGATTGACCATTCACTCCTGGAGGGGAATCATTTTTGAGAACTGACTGATGGTCTTGTTTCCCACTCTTATACTTATAACTGCCTTATTTTATATTATAGTTATATTCCAGATTTTCACCGGATGACAGCTTGACGGCAAATGAAAAAGCCCTGAATATTCAAATATTCAGGGCTTTCCACAATTCATTTTGGTCATGCTCATGGAGTCAAAGCCATAGGACAGATTATCTCTAATTTTTGGGCGGATGAGGAGGGATTTCAGGTGGCGGAATATAGGGTAAATTCGCCAATCTCGACTCGATAACTTTCGGATTGGGATAACTGGTGGCAATGGACTCCAGCAGTTCCCTTGTCTTGACGAAATCCCGCTCATTTTCATAGATATCAGCTAAGAGAAAGACAGCCAAAGCACGAGTTTCTCCGTCTACATTCTGCATCCCCAGCAGTTTTTCCAAATATCGTCTGGATTGGTTCCAGTTGGAAATAAAGCTATAACTCTGTGCCAATTCATACAGGCAGTTCGCTTTTGAATTGTTGTCCACATCCGAATCCGCACAGCTTTCCAAGGTAGCGGCCACCATGTCATAATTTCCCATGGCACGATATATTTCGGCCATACGCATTTGAGTCTTGATGGCCTTCTCCGGCGAATCATCAGTATGATTTAAGCACTTTTCAAAGGATTCTATTGCCTTGTCCGTATTTCCCAACAGGGCATAGACATCCCCCAATTGATACATGATGTGCCACGCCTCATCAGGATCTGTACCAAGCTCGAGATACATCGCTTCAAGAATGACGACTGCACGGTCATAGTCGCCTTTGATCGTGATGGCGATAGTGCTCAATCTTTCCCAGGCTTCGCGTCGGAATTTTCCCTGAGGCTCGACCTGAAGGTACCGTTCGTAATCCTTTTCCGCCTCCATATAAAATCCCTTGGAATAGGAATCCCTTGCCCTGTCTATATCCTGAAGCCCGGGAGAATCGTTACGTGAGCAGGCCACGACGAACAGCATCGTCGTGGCCAGCAATATGAGCATAAGTATGCGTTTCATCTGAACTACGAGTTATCCTTGAGTTCGTCCTCGTCATCCATCACAAGGTCAAATCCGGCGACCTTATTCTTGCTGTCCATACGAACCAGACGGACTCCTTGAGTGGCCCGACCACGTGTCTGACTGATTTCACCCACAGACATGCGGATAATCTTGTTGGCAGTCGTCAGAAGAATAACATCGTCGGACTCATTCACCATACGTGCCCCAATGACCTTGCCGGTCTTATTGGTCAGACGCATGTTCAGGATTCCCTTTCCGCCTCGTGACTGCTGCCGGTATTGATCAATACCGGTCCGTTTACCAAAACCACCTTCAGAGACAGTCAACAACTGATCACGCTCAGGGTCACCGGTCACAACGCAGGAAACGACTTCATCATCGCCGCGCAGGGCCACGCCCTTGACTCCGGCAGTGGCCCGACCAAGTGGCCGCGCATCGTTGATATTGAATCGAATGGCTGACCCTTCACGAGTAGCGAGAATACAATCAACATCCGGTTCGATCTCCCGAACCATCATCAACTCATCCCCCTCACGCAGATTCACGGCCTTGATCCCCGTAGCGCGGCAGTTGCCGTACAAGCCTATGGAGGAACGCTTGATCATCCCCTTGCGCGTAACGAACAGGAAGAACCTGTCATCATCGAATTCGCGCAAAGAAAGGGCAGTGGCGATAAACTCGTCCTTATCAAGAGGGAGCAGGTTATTCACATGT comes from the Pseudodesulfovibrio piezophilus C1TLV30 genome and includes:
- a CDS encoding tetratricopeptide repeat protein produces the protein MKRILMLILLATTMLFVVACSRNDSPGLQDIDRARDSYSKGFYMEAEKDYERYLQVEPQGKFRREAWERLSTIAITIKGDYDRAVVILEAMYLELGTDPDEAWHIMYQLGDVYALLGNTDKAIESFEKCLNHTDDSPEKAIKTQMRMAEIYRAMGNYDMVAATLESCADSDVDNNSKANCLYELAQSYSFISNWNQSRRYLEKLLGMQNVDGETRALAVFLLADIYENERDFVKTRELLESIATSYPNPKVIESRLANLPYIPPPEIPPHPPKN